A single Tenacibaculum sp. Bg11-29 DNA region contains:
- a CDS encoding glycoside hydrolase family 19 protein, with product MKKNLVPSQIYWLMNKKIRMLILVFFFSIINQTFSSEKEVYSETLTSKYSSKTEIPNTSTQINELINKELWNTLFPYRFGAKNTGSDGWVLDPADDFYTYESFIDAINRMSKIKVIFERRCGTNAYKVTRVDKITNVSKLIRSDVDFDAPRNSEKEILIEEVDYGLFLKEGNLETRKREITAFFANISHETTGGWPTAPGGQFSWGLHFREEPTQASYAYPDVNYPPTPGKSYKGRGPIQLSYNYNYGPASEFIFGDKQVLLDNPEKIIEDAALAFQTAIWFWMTPQYPKPSAHNVMVNEWIPNELDISKNRVPGLGMTVNIINGGVECGQGTEKPQVLDRIGYYKRFTTIYEVGTDMDGVNDLSDCGCKDMSKYGGDSADLTAEPCAQKPQITFSSPVNDQIFKQTTFTAIPVTLVIDEKNTQLKSVTTSIGNQTFNGVTFNWTPSSYKAHTITSNAVFVNGTSATSSIKVIVWDGVNIDCQEITEWSSTKIYSKKDNYVKYNNIIYRNKWYAGSGSTPGIDSVWEFIKECDIIDVSAPVITWESPANGQIIEQDVLSSITLEAKATDADGTIKSFNFKQGTTTISATLSGNSYEANYTPTAYGKVTIIASATDNDNNTTEKEITFTVKKVGVVDNKAPSVNIISPGNNTSFNVGETIAITANASDSDGTIASVAFFNNGAKIGESTTTPYNYVITNSTVGNHTLTAIATDNEGAKTTSSPIAITVSEVVSGGCGTTQQYAAGTSYKLNEEVVNQGEKFKCNIPGWCSSTAAWAYAPSTGTYWEMAWESVGVCSNKLEKNYNYTIPSNATNNIVDLTIKAKNASAVKIDLYNISGRLIKSQSFSKNEVKNIKAFTEYLTNFERGLYFFKIHIDNNIYFKKIIKNN from the coding sequence ATGAAAAAAAATCTAGTCCCCTCACAAATTTATTGGTTAATGAATAAGAAAATTCGGATGCTTATTCTCGTTTTCTTTTTCTCAATTATCAATCAAACTTTTTCTAGTGAAAAAGAGGTCTATTCTGAAACATTAACTTCAAAATACTCCTCCAAAACAGAAATCCCTAACACATCAACTCAAATTAATGAGTTAATAAATAAAGAACTATGGAATACTTTATTTCCATATAGATTCGGAGCTAAAAATACAGGAAGCGATGGTTGGGTATTAGACCCTGCTGATGATTTTTACACATACGAATCTTTTATTGATGCTATTAATCGAATGAGTAAAATTAAAGTAATTTTTGAACGCAGGTGTGGTACAAATGCATACAAGGTTACTCGCGTAGATAAAATAACTAATGTTTCTAAACTAATTCGATCAGATGTTGATTTTGATGCTCCTAGAAACAGTGAAAAAGAAATTCTTATAGAAGAAGTTGATTACGGATTATTTTTAAAAGAAGGTAATCTTGAAACTAGAAAGAGAGAAATAACTGCTTTTTTTGCAAACATATCACATGAAACAACAGGTGGCTGGCCAACGGCTCCAGGAGGGCAATTTTCATGGGGTCTTCACTTTAGAGAAGAACCAACGCAAGCTTCATATGCATATCCAGATGTTAATTATCCACCAACGCCTGGTAAATCTTATAAAGGTAGAGGTCCAATTCAATTGTCATACAATTATAATTATGGTCCTGCTAGTGAGTTTATATTTGGAGATAAACAAGTTTTGCTAGATAATCCTGAAAAAATAATAGAAGATGCTGCATTAGCTTTTCAAACAGCCATTTGGTTTTGGATGACTCCACAATACCCTAAACCTTCTGCACACAATGTAATGGTAAATGAATGGATTCCTAATGAATTAGATATTTCTAAAAATAGGGTACCTGGATTAGGAATGACAGTAAATATTATTAATGGAGGTGTAGAATGTGGACAAGGAACAGAAAAGCCTCAAGTATTAGATCGAATTGGATATTATAAAAGATTTACAACTATTTATGAAGTCGGAACTGATATGGATGGTGTTAATGACCTTTCTGATTGTGGATGTAAAGACATGAGTAAGTACGGTGGTGATTCTGCTGATTTAACAGCTGAACCATGTGCACAAAAACCTCAAATTACATTTTCTAGCCCTGTAAATGACCAAATATTCAAGCAAACTACATTTACAGCGATTCCTGTTACTTTAGTAATAGATGAAAAAAATACGCAATTAAAAAGCGTTACTACATCAATAGGAAATCAAACCTTTAATGGTGTAACATTTAACTGGACACCGTCTAGCTATAAAGCGCATACAATAACATCAAATGCTGTTTTTGTAAACGGAACTAGCGCAACATCTTCAATTAAAGTTATTGTTTGGGATGGAGTGAATATAGATTGTCAAGAAATTACAGAATGGAGTTCTACCAAAATCTATAGCAAAAAAGATAATTATGTTAAATATAATAATATCATTTATAGAAACAAATGGTATGCAGGTAGCGGTAGTACCCCTGGCATAGATTCTGTATGGGAATTTATTAAAGAATGTGATATTATTGATGTTTCCGCTCCAGTTATAACATGGGAATCTCCTGCTAATGGACAAATTATTGAACAAGATGTACTTTCATCAATAACCTTAGAAGCTAAAGCTACAGATGCTGACGGTACTATTAAATCATTTAATTTTAAACAAGGTACTACTACTATTTCTGCTACTCTATCTGGAAATAGTTATGAGGCAAATTATACACCTACAGCATACGGGAAAGTAACAATTATAGCATCAGCTACTGATAATGACAATAACACTACAGAAAAAGAAATTACTTTTACTGTAAAAAAAGTAGGTGTAGTTGACAATAAAGCACCGTCAGTAAATATTATATCTCCAGGCAACAATACTTCTTTTAATGTAGGAGAAACTATTGCTATTACAGCAAATGCTTCTGATAGTGATGGAACAATTGCTAGTGTAGCATTTTTTAATAATGGAGCTAAAATAGGTGAAAGTACCACTACACCATATAATTATGTAATTACAAATTCAACTGTAGGTAATCATACATTAACTGCAATAGCAACCGATAATGAAGGAGCAAAAACAACATCTTCTCCTATTGCTATTACAGTATCTGAAGTTGTAAGTGGAGGCTGCGGAACAACACAACAATACGCAGCAGGTACATCTTATAAACTGAATGAAGAAGTTGTTAATCAAGGCGAAAAATTTAAATGTAACATTCCTGGATGGTGTTCATCAACCGCAGCATGGGCTTACGCTCCTAGTACTGGTACTTATTGGGAAATGGCATGGGAAAGTGTTGGCGTATGCTCTAATAAATTAGAAAAAAATTACAATTATACTATACCTTCTAATGCAACAAATAATATTGTAGATCTTACTATAAAAGCAAAGAATGCTTCTGCTGTTAAAATTGATCTATACAATATTTCAGGAAGATTAATTAAATCACAATCTTTCTCTAAAAATGAAGTGAAAAATATAAAAGCATTTACTGAATACTTAACAAATTTTGAACGTGGTTTATACTTTTTCAAAATTCATATAGATAATAACATCTATTTCAAAAAAATAATTAAAAATAATTAA
- a CDS encoding TIGR02757 family protein, translating into MNKTELKEFLDEKVIKYNNPDFIESDPIQIPHQFSLKEDIEIAGFLAATIAWGNRKMIIRNALKMVELLGNSPYDFVMNHTEDDLANFDGFVHRTFNADDFKFFIKSLKNIYTNHNGLEAVLATKNTNNYQLAIHHFKQIFFEVHHQQRTLKHVSDPLKGSASKRINMFLRWMVRNDKTGVDLGVWKTHSPSHLHCPLDVHSGNVARKLGILTRKQNDWKALTELDITLRSFDEGDPVKYDFALFGLGVFEKF; encoded by the coding sequence ATGAACAAAACAGAACTTAAAGAATTTCTTGACGAAAAAGTAATAAAATACAATAACCCTGATTTTATAGAAAGTGACCCTATTCAAATTCCACATCAGTTTTCTTTAAAAGAAGATATTGAAATAGCTGGTTTTTTAGCAGCAACTATTGCTTGGGGAAATAGAAAAATGATTATTCGTAATGCATTAAAAATGGTTGAGTTACTAGGAAACTCTCCATATGACTTTGTTATGAATCATACTGAAGATGATCTAGCTAATTTTGATGGCTTTGTGCACCGTACTTTTAATGCTGACGATTTTAAATTCTTTATAAAATCACTCAAAAACATCTATACAAACCATAACGGATTAGAAGCTGTTTTAGCTACTAAAAATACCAATAACTATCAATTAGCAATACATCACTTTAAACAAATTTTCTTTGAAGTACACCATCAACAAAGAACCTTAAAGCATGTTTCTGACCCTTTAAAAGGCTCAGCATCTAAAAGAATAAACATGTTTCTCCGTTGGATGGTTCGTAATGATAAAACCGGAGTAGATTTAGGCGTTTGGAAAACACATTCACCATCTCATTTACATTGTCCGTTAGATGTACATTCAGGAAACGTAGCTCGTAAATTAGGAATTTTAACTAGAAAACAAAACGACTGGAAAGCTTTAACTGAATTAGATATCACTTTACGAAGTTTTGATGAAGGTGATCCTGTAAAATATGATTTTGCTTTATTTGGTTTGGGTGTTTTTGAAAAATTTTAA
- a CDS encoding DUF6268 family outer membrane beta-barrel protein codes for MIRKKIVIVALFLICKMYGQVTGDVFVLNEDRDMFYLHYTPEIQDNSLYDYQRMSTKFGIAPIVFNKIALYNTIGMDYHSIAYKGNKLPFLRDKEKYYNINYSLLAQYRILRNWSVNALFMPHVVASFNEKMTTDDLNINGILFAEKRFRRKGSNNYYVLTFGVGYLTLSGKTRVNPVVNFMGNINNKITFAVGLPNTYVKYNFNKKHAIKILGDLNDFTASINRPLVQNQPNATIVDRSIFTAISAGIEYNYWLSKNIGLMVRGTHSVYEKYGFEDANENEVYKYNTKLRGYLSVGIKIKPFK; via the coding sequence ATGATTCGTAAAAAAATAGTAATAGTAGCATTGTTTCTTATCTGTAAAATGTACGGACAGGTAACAGGTGATGTTTTTGTTTTAAATGAAGATAGAGATATGTTCTATTTACATTATACACCCGAAATACAGGATAACTCATTGTATGATTATCAAAGAATGAGTACCAAATTTGGGATAGCTCCAATAGTTTTTAATAAAATAGCCTTGTATAATACTATTGGTATGGATTATCATTCAATAGCATATAAAGGGAATAAATTACCATTTCTTAGAGATAAAGAAAAATATTACAATATAAATTATAGCCTATTAGCTCAGTATCGAATTTTAAGAAATTGGTCGGTAAATGCGTTATTTATGCCGCATGTTGTTGCAAGTTTTAATGAGAAGATGACAACGGACGATTTAAATATAAATGGAATTTTATTTGCTGAAAAAAGGTTTAGGAGAAAAGGCAGTAATAATTATTATGTATTAACTTTTGGTGTTGGTTACTTAACATTGTCTGGTAAAACAAGAGTAAACCCAGTAGTAAATTTTATGGGGAATATTAATAATAAAATAACTTTTGCTGTTGGTTTGCCAAATACTTATGTGAAATATAATTTTAATAAAAAACATGCTATTAAAATTTTAGGAGATCTGAATGATTTTACGGCAAGTATTAATAGGCCATTAGTACAAAATCAACCAAATGCTACAATTGTAGACCGTTCTATTTTTACTGCTATTTCGGCAGGAATAGAGTATAATTATTGGCTTTCTAAAAATATTGGACTCATGGTTAGGGGAACACACTCGGTTTATGAAAAATATGGTTTTGAAGATGCTAACGAAAACGAAGTTTATAAGTATAATACGAAACTGCGAGGTTATTTATCAGTCGGAATAAAAATTAAACCATTTAAATAA
- a CDS encoding CPBP family intramembrane glutamic endopeptidase, with protein sequence MKETFSELIKYLKAPVLEEDNNRDNFYRFKKFFHLLIISILTAALLSPLFALIEHLGWIDMNTHAMEELMKNMSKTKVFLFAVLAAPLFEELFFRAPVTLFHNKKYFKIVFYVFAIVFGFIHLSNFHITTNVLILAPILVAPQIILGGYLGFIRVRFGLIWSILLHASYNAFFVLISFAVDLI encoded by the coding sequence ATGAAAGAGACATTCAGTGAATTAATTAAATATTTAAAAGCACCTGTTTTAGAAGAAGATAACAATCGAGATAATTTTTACCGATTCAAAAAATTCTTCCATTTACTTATTATAAGTATACTTACAGCAGCTTTATTATCTCCTTTATTTGCTCTAATAGAGCATTTAGGTTGGATAGATATGAATACACATGCTATGGAAGAGTTAATGAAAAACATGTCTAAAACAAAAGTTTTTCTATTTGCAGTCTTAGCCGCTCCCTTATTTGAAGAGTTATTTTTTAGAGCACCTGTAACATTATTTCATAATAAGAAATATTTCAAAATAGTTTTTTACGTTTTTGCTATTGTTTTTGGATTTATCCATTTATCTAATTTTCATATAACCACTAATGTGCTTATATTAGCTCCTATTTTAGTAGCTCCACAAATAATTTTAGGTGGCTATTTAGGCTTTATTAGAGTACGCTTCGGTTTAATTTGGAGTATTCTTTTACACGCTAGCTATAATGCTTTTTTTGTTTTAATTAGTTTTGCAGTAGATTTAATATAA
- a CDS encoding DUF6122 family protein, translated as MQSFIHYFLHFGFPFIIAYFFFRKNYKKVYLILVTTMLVDLDHLLSSPIFQANRCSFGFHLLHTYYAIAIYILLLFFKKPYNIIGLGLLLHMLTDLIDCLFMYNNCKQCYINTPAEAILKQITSLF; from the coding sequence ATGCAATCCTTTATTCATTACTTTTTACATTTTGGCTTTCCTTTTATAATTGCTTATTTCTTCTTCAGAAAGAATTATAAAAAGGTGTATTTAATTTTAGTTACTACCATGTTGGTCGATTTAGACCATCTTCTTTCATCCCCTATTTTTCAAGCCAATAGATGTAGCTTCGGTTTTCACCTTTTACATACTTATTATGCAATCGCTATATATATACTATTACTCTTTTTTAAAAAACCTTATAACATTATTGGTTTAGGCCTTTTACTACACATGCTAACTGATTTGATAGATTGTTTATTTATGTACAACAACTGTAAACAATGCTACATAAACACACCCGCTGAAGCTATTTTAAAACAAATAACGAGTCTATTTTAA
- a CDS encoding Crp/Fnr family transcriptional regulator, with translation MERLIEYINSYVTLEKKELDIILSFFKSKTLLKDKFIMKKEQVVTDYYFIASGGLIIYEIKDEVQYTRYLAFENEFIGDITKIKNRKRSISYIKAIENTTLFSISHSEMEILYDRFPLWQKFGRLVWEDAFASVLYGIHNFQTLTAKERYLDLLKRSDLVFRVPLKDLSLFLGITPQSLSRIRKEISTTKK, from the coding sequence ATGGAAAGATTAATTGAGTACATTAATAGTTATGTAACTCTAGAGAAAAAGGAGTTAGATATTATTTTATCTTTTTTTAAAAGTAAAACGTTATTGAAAGATAAGTTTATCATGAAAAAAGAACAAGTAGTAACAGACTATTACTTTATAGCTTCTGGAGGTCTTATTATTTATGAAATTAAAGACGAAGTTCAGTATACTAGATATTTAGCCTTTGAAAATGAATTTATAGGGGATATAACTAAAATCAAAAATAGAAAACGCTCAATATCGTATATAAAAGCTATTGAAAACACAACGTTATTTAGTATATCTCATAGCGAGATGGAAATATTATATGATCGTTTTCCTTTATGGCAAAAATTTGGAAGGTTAGTATGGGAAGATGCATTTGCAAGTGTATTATATGGAATACATAACTTTCAAACTTTAACAGCAAAAGAACGGTACCTAGATTTATTAAAGCGTTCGGATTTAGTATTTAGAGTTCCTTTAAAAGATTTGTCTTTATTTTTAGGAATCACCCCACAATCACTTAGTAGAATTAGAAAAGAGATTAGTACTACAAAAAAATAG
- a CDS encoding diphthine--ammonia ligase: MKKAYFNWSSGKDSAFALYEILQQKEYRIEKLITNVNEDYQRVSMHGLHENLLEAQAKSVNIPLEKIYFPADVTMDLYNQKMKDKTTELKSLGLNHAVFGDIFLEDLKKYRDSKLKEVGITGVYPLWKQDTKTILKEFLKLGFKTITVCVNAKKLGKEFVGRVIDEDFINELPDSVDVCGENGEFHTFCFDGPIFKNPIEFEIGEKVLKSYTLNKDDSQNCHEGTSEKVKNYDTSFWYCDLTLKEA, translated from the coding sequence ATGAAAAAAGCCTATTTTAACTGGAGTTCAGGAAAAGATTCTGCATTTGCATTGTATGAAATTTTACAGCAAAAGGAATATCGTATCGAAAAGTTGATAACGAATGTAAATGAAGATTATCAACGAGTTTCTATGCATGGGCTTCATGAAAACTTATTAGAAGCACAAGCTAAAAGTGTTAATATTCCTTTAGAAAAAATATATTTCCCTGCGGATGTTACGATGGATTTGTATAACCAGAAAATGAAAGATAAAACAACTGAGTTAAAATCATTAGGACTTAACCATGCTGTTTTTGGAGATATTTTTTTAGAAGATTTAAAAAAGTATAGAGATTCTAAATTAAAAGAAGTAGGTATTACTGGCGTTTATCCATTATGGAAACAAGACACGAAAACAATACTTAAAGAGTTTTTAAAATTAGGTTTTAAAACCATTACCGTTTGTGTAAATGCTAAGAAATTAGGAAAAGAGTTTGTAGGTAGAGTTATAGATGAAGATTTTATAAACGAGCTGCCAGACAGTGTTGATGTTTGTGGAGAGAATGGCGAATTTCATACTTTTTGTTTTGATGGTCCAATTTTTAAAAATCCAATTGAATTTGAAATAGGAGAGAAGGTTTTAAAATCATATACTTTAAACAAAGATGATTCTCAAAATTGTCATGAAGGTACTTCAGAAAAGGTTAAAAATTACGATACTAGTTTTTGGTATTGTGATTTAACTTTAAAAGAGGCGTAG
- a CDS encoding Ig-like domain-containing protein — MKKIHLFFALFFCALFIQAQYNFPACSPEWDPAKKPYKQDQKASYEGNNYRCKYWSNDTPKSASWELISACGDGGLGAPYNGKQRIIGYLPTWVADYDIKNNFNPEVVTNLNISFLMFKKNNDDYNSNDFASISFDKFQERKVDSVLNDLGVLQKAKAKNVKVSVALGGATDYAFLWLMTKYSNNDQKLDEIATLIANYVTVNNLDGIDLDLECWWADQTIKGTKDQGGRVRGSKWGDADKGAHPAGVGLKKLSQKLRAKMPNKLITAAVFGTSWYGNNYDDGIADYMDWVALMSYDFTGSWAASPEGPHSSLYKVPAGTYPKQTADNPIYSAEDALEYWMGIAPSTWNHAGGFNVPKAKLVFGVPMYGYDFSEKKPNGGNGSKFVPYKDVIAEFPNAATSYDPKDTSGLNGFVGENGKKIYFDTPKAAGKKITHSKNYGHQGVIIWELTQDVDYNSSSSILKAINEAAGNNNTVNNPPTITWQAPANNQVIEVTKLAAITLNATATDKEGTVQTFIFKHNNTVINATASGSSYTASFTPTAFGQYTITAVATDDKNATSEKSIVFTVKEKGVITNEAPKVSITSPSNNATFSTGESIAIKANASDSDGTVSKVEFFNNGNKLGESTITPYNYTITNSTAGNYSLTAIATDNEGATTTSSIITAAVSDIVNAAPKVTITSPSNNTSFNEGDVISITANASDSDGSVTKVEFYNNGTKLGESIATPYSYTISNSTVGDYSLTAIATDNSGATTMSATVSITVSKVVGGNCGNLPQYVAGTSYALNQEVVNGTEFFNCDVPGWCSSPGAWAYAPGTGTYWEMAWSKAGTCSNVSPKNPHQLSLFPSVTKSVVNLDIKAKNSSSIKIELYNLAGLLVKTQSYNKEKIETIDLFTQDLSKFENGLYLFKIYIDDAVYFKKVFKK, encoded by the coding sequence ATGAAAAAAATACATTTATTTTTTGCACTATTTTTTTGTGCATTATTTATACAAGCCCAATATAATTTCCCTGCATGTTCACCTGAATGGGATCCTGCTAAAAAACCTTATAAACAAGATCAAAAAGCCTCATATGAAGGTAATAACTATCGATGTAAATATTGGTCAAACGACACCCCTAAATCTGCCTCTTGGGAATTAATAAGTGCCTGTGGCGATGGTGGCTTAGGAGCTCCATATAATGGTAAACAAAGAATTATTGGTTATTTACCTACTTGGGTAGCTGATTATGATATCAAAAATAATTTTAATCCAGAAGTTGTAACAAACCTGAACATTTCTTTTTTAATGTTTAAAAAGAATAATGATGATTACAATAGTAATGACTTTGCTTCTATTTCTTTTGATAAATTTCAAGAAAGAAAAGTCGATTCTGTACTTAACGATTTAGGAGTGCTTCAAAAAGCAAAAGCCAAAAATGTAAAAGTATCCGTAGCACTTGGTGGAGCAACAGATTATGCTTTTTTATGGTTGATGACAAAATATTCTAATAACGATCAAAAATTAGACGAAATAGCAACACTAATCGCAAATTATGTTACCGTAAACAACCTTGATGGTATCGATTTAGATTTAGAATGTTGGTGGGCTGATCAAACAATAAAAGGTACTAAAGATCAAGGAGGTCGTGTACGTGGTAGTAAATGGGGAGATGCTGATAAAGGAGCACACCCAGCAGGAGTTGGACTGAAGAAATTAAGTCAAAAATTAAGAGCTAAAATGCCAAATAAATTAATTACTGCTGCTGTATTCGGAACATCTTGGTATGGTAACAATTATGATGATGGTATTGCTGATTATATGGATTGGGTAGCTTTAATGTCTTATGATTTTACTGGTTCTTGGGCTGCTTCTCCTGAAGGACCTCATTCTTCACTCTATAAAGTTCCGGCTGGAACATACCCTAAACAAACTGCAGACAATCCTATTTATAGCGCAGAAGATGCGTTAGAGTATTGGATGGGAATTGCACCTTCAACTTGGAATCATGCAGGTGGATTTAATGTACCAAAAGCAAAGTTAGTTTTTGGAGTACCTATGTATGGATATGATTTTTCTGAAAAAAAACCAAATGGTGGTAACGGATCTAAATTTGTTCCTTATAAAGATGTAATAGCAGAATTTCCTAACGCTGCTACAAGCTACGATCCTAAAGACACTAGTGGTTTAAATGGATTTGTAGGAGAAAATGGTAAAAAAATATATTTTGATACTCCTAAAGCTGCAGGTAAAAAAATAACCCACTCAAAAAATTATGGCCATCAAGGAGTTATTATATGGGAGCTAACTCAAGATGTAGACTACAACTCTTCTTCTAGTATATTAAAGGCTATTAATGAAGCAGCAGGAAACAACAATACAGTAAATAACCCACCAACAATAACATGGCAAGCACCTGCTAATAACCAAGTAATAGAAGTAACTAAATTAGCTGCTATAACTTTAAATGCTACTGCTACAGATAAGGAAGGAACTGTTCAAACTTTTATATTTAAACATAATAATACTGTTATTAATGCAACAGCATCAGGATCGAGCTACACAGCTAGCTTTACACCTACTGCTTTTGGACAATACACTATTACAGCCGTTGCTACTGATGATAAAAACGCAACTTCTGAAAAATCAATTGTTTTTACAGTAAAAGAAAAAGGAGTTATTACTAATGAAGCTCCAAAGGTATCAATAACATCACCATCTAATAATGCTACTTTTAGCACAGGAGAGTCTATTGCTATAAAAGCAAACGCATCTGATAGTGATGGTACTGTTAGTAAAGTAGAATTTTTTAATAATGGAAACAAATTAGGCGAAAGTACTATTACTCCATATAATTATACGATTACAAATTCAACTGCTGGAAATTATTCATTAACTGCAATAGCAACTGATAATGAAGGAGCAACAACAACATCTTCAATCATTACAGCTGCTGTTTCAGATATTGTAAATGCAGCTCCAAAAGTAACAATAACATCACCTAGTAATAACACCTCTTTTAATGAAGGCGATGTCATTTCAATTACCGCAAATGCTTCTGACAGCGACGGTAGCGTTACAAAAGTGGAATTTTACAATAATGGAACTAAATTAGGAGAAAGTATTGCAACTCCATATAGTTATACTATTTCAAATTCAACTGTAGGAGACTATTCATTAACAGCAATAGCTACTGATAATAGCGGAGCAACAACAATGTCTGCTACTGTTAGTATTACTGTTTCTAAAGTAGTAGGTGGAAATTGCGGAAACTTACCACAATATGTAGCAGGTACATCTTACGCTTTAAACCAAGAAGTAGTTAATGGTACCGAATTTTTTAATTGCGATGTTCCGGGTTGGTGTTCATCTCCAGGAGCATGGGCGTATGCACCAGGAACTGGAACATATTGGGAAATGGCATGGTCTAAAGCAGGAACTTGTTCAAATGTTTCTCCTAAAAACCCTCACCAATTGTCATTATTTCCTTCGGTAACAAAAAGTGTTGTTAATTTAGATATAAAAGCAAAAAACAGTTCTTCTATAAAAATAGAATTATATAACCTAGCTGGGCTATTGGTAAAAACACAATCTTATAATAAAGAAAAAATAGAGACTATTGATTTATTTACACAAGATCTATCGAAATTTGAAAATGGATTATATCTGTTTAAAATTTACATTGATGATGCTGTTTATTTCAAAAAAGTGTTTAAAAAATAA
- a CDS encoding NmrA family NAD(P)-binding protein: protein MNLKRSTIVVFGVTGTVGVEVLKELNKRNCFVRGVLRNTKRKIPIELNGQNNRITYIAVNLDSKEEIKRACINSDAIFLLTGTSPNQITYETNIIEVAEELKIERIVKLSAPVLPNNTHVEVGDWHRQIEKKLAKSNIDYCLLQPHSFMQNWERNTFTIKYFGKIFGVMENAKRNYVDARDVAEIAVHYLLKPENLKGEAIVISGPEAISHTSMAKRISHVTNRNVVYENISRDEYMKKLTKQAKLPTWLARHLVEIDVLAIKHPEPIIDTVEAILNRKPRIMDAYLQESRDLFKTSKWNFFT from the coding sequence ATGAATTTAAAAAGATCAACTATTGTTGTTTTCGGAGTAACGGGTACCGTAGGAGTAGAGGTTTTAAAAGAATTGAATAAACGCAATTGTTTTGTAAGAGGTGTATTAAGAAATACAAAACGAAAGATTCCAATAGAATTAAATGGGCAGAATAATAGGATTACTTATATAGCCGTAAATTTAGATTCAAAAGAAGAAATTAAAAGAGCGTGTATTAACTCTGATGCTATTTTTTTACTAACAGGAACTTCACCCAATCAAATAACTTATGAAACAAACATTATTGAGGTAGCTGAAGAATTAAAAATTGAAAGAATTGTAAAATTATCAGCACCTGTTTTACCAAACAATACGCATGTAGAGGTTGGAGATTGGCATCGACAAATAGAAAAAAAATTAGCAAAAAGTAATATTGATTATTGTCTTTTACAACCACATTCATTTATGCAAAATTGGGAACGAAATACGTTTACAATTAAATATTTTGGTAAAATATTCGGTGTTATGGAGAATGCAAAAAGGAATTATGTAGACGCTAGAGATGTAGCAGAAATAGCGGTACATTATTTACTAAAACCAGAAAATTTAAAAGGTGAGGCTATCGTTATTTCAGGACCAGAGGCAATATCTCATACAAGCATGGCAAAAAGAATATCTCATGTTACTAATAGAAATGTTGTTTATGAAAATATATCTAGAGATGAATACATGAAAAAGTTAACAAAGCAAGCTAAACTGCCAACTTGGTTGGCACGACATTTAGTAGAGATAGATGTTTTAGCAATTAAACATCCTGAGCCAATAATTGATACTGTTGAAGCTATTTTAAATAGAAAACCTAGAATAATGGATGCTTACTTACAGGAGTCACGTGATTTATTTAAAACATCCAAATGGAATTTTTTCACCTAA